Proteins encoded by one window of Perca fluviatilis chromosome 13, GENO_Pfluv_1.0, whole genome shotgun sequence:
- the LOC120571675 gene encoding CMP-N-acetylneuraminate-beta-galactosamide-alpha-2,3-sialyltransferase 1-like yields the protein MKAKGKALIVLVCVNTICVLWRGYMSFSLPQDENPCACERCLSEDDPWFMKRFNKSVEPFLSANYNLSEDAFNWWKRLQLEKGNFSIFRETVARLFLTVPPSPEVLESSPDRCRTCAVVGNSGNLRKSHYGPLIDFHDVIIRMNAGRIKGYEVDVGTRTTHRVMYLENSVDLDNTTHLVLAPFKILDLEWLTKALTTGFKGRSYTPVKSKIKSKDLVMVLNPAFMRYVHDMWLEKQGYYPSTGFMALVFALHMCDMVSVFGYGADSDGNWSHYWEELMDKKLKTGPHPGDTEYRMIQELDEQQKLKFYTGF from the exons ATGAAAGCAAAAGGGAAGGCGCTCATTGTCCTGGTGTGTGTGAATACTATCTGTGTGTTATGGAGAGGATATATGTCATTCTCCCTGCCTCAGGACGAAAACCCCTGTGCTTGTGAGCGATGTTTATCTGAAGATGATCCGTGGTTTATGAAGCGTTTCAACAAATCTGTTGAACCATTTTTGTCAGCAAACTACAATCTCTCAGAAGACGCTTTCAACTGGTGGAAG CGCTTACAGCTTGAAAAGGGCAACTTCAGTATCTTCAGAGAAACAGTGGCGAGGCTGTTTCTGACGGTCCCACCCAGTCCAGAAGTTCTAGAATCCAGCCCTGACCGCTGCAGGACTTGTGCTGTGGTGGGGAATTCTGGTAATTTGAGGAAATCACATTATGGACCTCTCATAGATTTCCATGATGTTATAATAAG AATGAATGCTGGTCGAATCAAAGGCTATGAAGTAGATGTTGGGACCAGAACAACTCATCGTGTCATGTATCTAGAGAATTCTGTGGATTTAGATAACACCACTCATCTTGTGCTGGCTCCATTTAAGATACTGGATCTTGAGTGGCTCACAAAGGCCCTCACCACAGGATTCAAAGGACG ATCATATACACCAgtaaaatcaaaaataaaatctaaggATTTG GTGATGGTCCTTAATCCAGCTTTTATGAGGTATGTTCATGACATGTGGCTGGAAAAGCAAGGTTATTACCCCTCCACTGGCTTTATGGCTTTGGTTTTTGCCCTGCATATGTGTGACATG GTCAGTGTGTTTGGTTATGGAGCAGACAGTGATGGAAACTGGAGTCATTACTGGGAAGAACTCATggacaaaaagttaaaaactgGACCACATCCTGGAGATACAGAGTATAGAATGATCCAGGAGCTAGATGAGCAACAGAAACTCAAGTTTTATACAGGGTTCTGA